ATGTGTCGATAATTATTTTACGGGACAAAAGCAAAATATTGTCCACTTAATGGAGAATCCATTCTTTGAATATATAAGACACGACATTACAATGCCATTCTTTATAGAAGTAGATGAAATTTACAATCTTGCCTGTCCCGCTTCTCCTATTCATTACCAATACAACCCTATTAAAACGGTTAAAACATCGGTTAGTGGTGCAATAAATATGCTTGGACTTGCAAAGAGAATTAATGCTAAAATACTACAAGCATCAACAAGTGAAGTTTATGGCGATCCAAAAGTTCACCCTCAAACAGAAGATTATTGGGGACACGTAAACCCTATCGGAACGCGTTCTTGTTACGACGAAGGAAAACGTGTTGCAGAAACATTATTTTTCAATTACCATTGGCAAAACAAAGTACGTATAAAAGTAATACGTATTTTTAACACCTATGGCCCTCGTATGCATCCCCATGATGGTCGCGTTGTATCTAACTTTATTGTTCAAGCATTACAGGGAGAGGATATCACAATTTATGGTGATGGCTCTCAAACCAGAAGTTTTCAATATGTCGATGATTTGGTAGAGGGAATGGTTAGAATGATGAATTCTAGAGAAGATTTTGTCGGCCCTGTTAATATAGGTAATCCAAACGAATTCACTATTGCAGAATTAGCCGAAAAAGTAATTGAATTAACCGGAACAAAATCTAAAATCATTTATGAAGATTTACCTTCTGATGATCCTTTACAACGTCAACCGGATATTACTTTAGCAAAAAAAGAACTTAATTGGAAACCTAATATTCAATTGGAAGATGGTCTTAAAAAGACTATTGACTACTTTAAACAACTTGTAATTTAGGTTAAAACAAATGTAGCGAAAGCTTAAAAGCTTTCGCTACATTTTAATTGAGCTAAACATATGATTAACATTTTAATTACCGGTAGCGATGGTCAGTTGGGAAACGCCATACAAGTAGCAAGTAAAACTTTTAGTAATTTCAATCTGACATTTACAGATGTTGCTGATTTTGATATTACAAACGCAAAATCTATTAATAAATATTTATCGAAGAATAACTTTAAATATTTAGTGAACTGTGCAGCTTATACAGCTGTTGATAAAGCTGAGGAGGATAAAAATTTAGCTTATTTAATTAATGCAGAAGGACCTGAAAATCTGGCGAAAGCCTGTAAAAAACACAACTGTAGCCTTATCCATATTTCAACCGATTATGTTTTTAACGGAATGAGTCATCTTCCATATACAGAAACAATGGAAACAAATCCCCCATCGGTTTATGGTCAATCAAAATTAGCCGGAGAGAAAGCTATACTTGAATATTCAGATTCTGCCATTATTATTAGAACATCTTGGTTGTACTCAGAATTTGGAAACAACTTTCTAAAAACCATGTTAAAATACGGTTCTGAGCGCGATGAATTACGTGTTATTTTCGATCAAATTGGAACCCCAACCTATGCAGGCGATTTAGCAATGAGTATCTTAAAAATTATTAACTCCAATAAAAAATTAAATCAAAACGAAATATACCACTTTTCTAATGAAGGTGTTATTAGCTGGTATGATTTTGCAAAAGAGATTATGAACCTTGCAAAAATAGATTGTAAAATTACTCCTATTGAAAGTTATGAATATCCGCTTCCTGCACCTCGCCCACATTATAGTGTTTTAAATAAAGCTAAAATTAAATCGACTTTTGGTTTAAGCATTCCTTATTGGAAAGATAGCTTAAAATTATGTTTGGAACGAATCAAAGAATAAAAGTTCAAGCTTTATTCACCATTTAAAGCTTCCAAAAACCCATTGCTCATTTGGGTTGTAATACCCTTATCTTTGTCGAAGTAAATAAAGTAGGCTTGTATTTCAGGATGTTGTTCGATAAATTCCAAGGCTTTCTCTTTTCCCATTACCATAAAAGCAGTTGCAAAAGCATCAGCATCGGTACAATTCTCTGCTAAAACGGATACGCTTAATAAAGAATGCTGTACCGGATAACCGGTTTTTGGATTTAAGCTATGTGCATATCGAATACCGTCTATCTCATAGTATTTACGATAATTCCCTGAAGTTGCTAAGGCTTTATCTTTCAGCATAAAAGTTTGCTGTAATTCCCGCTCTTCAACAGAAGATTCGCTAGGCTTTTCAATTCCTACTAACCACTTCTTACCGTCCGGCTTTTCTCCACTTGCCAATAATTCTCCTCCAACATCTATTAAAAAGTTTTTAATTCCAATTGAAGAAAAATAATTTCCTAAAACATCAACAGAGTTTCCCTGTGCAATTGCATTAAAATTTAGTTGAATACGTGGGTCTTTTTTTACCAGCTTACCATTCTTAACGGAAACAGCACGATAATCAACCAATTGTTTTAGGCTATCAATTAAAAGTGGATTAATCTTTTCGGGTTGGGCAAAAGTACCAAATCCCCAAGCATTTGCAATTGGACCAATAGTAATATCCATTGCACCATCGGTAAGTTCAGCAACTCTAATTGCCGCTTCAAAATTATTGAGAAACCACTTATCTAAAATTACGTCTTCGTTTCTATTTACTTTGCTAACAATACTTTGCGACTGGTAAACAGAAACCGACTGATCGAAAGCATCTAAAATAGAATCTATTTGTATCTTCAGATTTCTATTTGCATCATCAAAATAAATTATTGAATAATACGTTCCTTGAGCCTCTCCCAAAATTTGAATTCTTTCTTTTGGAGAAGAGCAAGCTAAAAAGAAAAAGCCAATACTAAAAATAGCAAAGGCTTTAATCGTTTTTCTTATCATTTAATTAAAATTTAAACCCTAAACGAAAACTCGGTGTTGCAAATGGAAGCAGACTTTCATTATACGAATCCGGATTAAAGGAAATAAACCCCAAACCCATACTTATGCTCACAAAGAAACTATCTGTAGGAGAATAAATAAGTCCGTTATTAATCAGAAACGCGGTATTTATATAATCGGCTTCCGTATTTGTTTCATGATAATTATTATAGGCATCGTAATACCAATCATACTCATTCTCAGTAACTGAGATAATCCTAAATTCCGGTCCTAAGAAATAGCGTACCGTTCCTTGTCCTGTAGGATAAAACTTAACACCCATTCCTACCCACCAATGAACCTCATCAGACCAAGGATCTTCAAAAGGAGAAAGAGTTACTGAAAACGGAATATTAAATGACATTTTACCATCAGACAATACCCGTTCGTACTCAATAGATACACGTCTAACTAAAACATCAGAAAGCATAATTGATAGTCGGCTGTTATTTTCAATATTACTACTGTTATCATTGTCATCAGCAACATAACGTTGTGCAAAAGTGTTTACAGAAACACCCATTATCAGTACAAGAAATATTAAAGTAAGTTTCTTCATATTTATTATTTTTAAGTGTGAATATTTAGAGCTAAATTACAATACTGCAAATACTAATCCTAAAGAAAAAGCCACTTTAACAAAAAAGTAGCTTTTTTTAACAATCTACAATGATAATTTTTAGGGGTTTATTTATCCTCCAAAATCATCAAAGGCAATCATTTCTTCAGGAACACCATAATCATCAAGCATTTTTAAAACCGCTTGATTCATCATTGGAGGACCACAGAGATAATACTCTATTTCTTCAGGTTCGGGATGTTTTTTCAAATATTCATCCATTATCACTTGATGGATAAAGCCAACATAACCATCCCAATTATCTTCAGCTTGAGGTTCTGACAGAGCAATATTGAATTTAAAATTAGGATTGTCTTTTTCTATAGCACGAAATTCATCAACGTAAAACAGCTCACGTAAAGAGCGACCGCCATACCAAAAAGTGGCTTTACGATCGGTTTTTTGAGTAAGAAATTGGTCGTAAATGTGTGAGCGCATCGGAGCCATTCCCGCACCACCGCCAATAAACATCATTTCGCGTTTGGTTGGTTTGATAAAGAACTCACCATAAGGACCAGAAACCATTACCTTATCTCCTGGCTTACGAGAGAATATATATGAAGAACAAATACCTGGATTCACATTCATAAATCCACCTGCTTTACTATCGAATGGAGGTGTTGCAATACGAATATTCAGCATTACAATATTTCCTTCGGCAGGATGATTGGCCATAGAATATGCGCGATAAATTGGTTCTGGATTCTTCATTTGTAAATCCCACATTTTAAACTTATCCCAATCGCCACGATATTCTTCATCAATATCCATATCCTTAAAATCGACTGTGATTGCAGGCACATCAATCTGGATATAACCACCTGAACGGAAATCCATTGTTTCTCCTTCGGGTAATTGAACAACAAACTCCTTGATAAAGGTAGCTACATTATTATTAGAGACTACAGTACACTCCCATTTTTTAATACCAAAAACTTCAGCAGGAATTTGTATTTCCATATCCTCTCTAACTTTTACCTGACAACCCAAACGCCAATTGGCCATTTGTTCTTTTCTAGTAAAAAACCCCTTTTCGGTAGGAAGGATTGTTCCTCCTCCACTAATAACTTGACAGGTACACATACCACAAGTTCCTCCACCTCCACAAGCAGAAGGTAAAAATATTTTTTGAGCCGCAAGTGTGGCTAAAACTGTTGATCCCGGTGATGTAATTATCTCTTTTTCTCCGTTAAGAGTAATTTTAACATCGCCTTGTGGTGTTAGCTTTTTCTTTGCATAAAGCAGCACCATTACAAGAATTAAAATTACCGTTAAGAAAACAACAATACTTGAGATAACGATTGTTCCTATTCCTATATTTAATAACATCATTTTATTTTTTAATATTCAACTTATAACTTAATGCCAAGGAAACTCATAAAGGCAATTCCCATTAAGCCGGTAATGATAAATGTAATTCCAATTCCTTTTAGTGGACCCGGTACATTTGAATAATGAATTTTCTCACGTATCGCTGCAATGCCAACAATTGCTAAAAACCAGCCTATTCCGGAACCAAGAGCAAAAGAAGTAGCTTCACCTAAAGACTGATACTCACGCTCTTGCATAAATAGCGATCCTCCTAAAATAGCACAGTTTACGGCTATTAACGGAAGAAAAATACCCAGAGAAGAATATAATGCTGGAGAATATTTTTCAACAATCATTTCCACTAATTGTACCATAGAAGCAATAACCGCTATAAACATAATAAAACTTAAAAAGCTTAAATCTACATCGGCAAAATCCTCGCTCAACCACACTAAAGCTCCGGGTTTTAATAAGTACTCGTTCATCAAATAATCAACCGGAACGGTAATTCCTAAAACAAAAATCACAGCAGCACCCAATCCAACGGAAGTATTTACCGTTTTAGATACTGCAATGTAAGAACACATGCCTAAGAAGTAGGCAAAGACCATATTATCGATAAATATGGATTTAATAAATATGTTAAATATTTCTTGCATCGTTTCTAATTTTTAGATTGAACACTAGTCTTTTATGAGTTCGGGGTTACGACTTCGTTGTACCCAAATTATTACACCAACAACAATAAGAGCCATCGGTGGAAGAATCATCAAACCATTATTTACATAACCAATATCATAT
The sequence above is drawn from the Bacteroidales bacterium genome and encodes:
- a CDS encoding SDR family oxidoreductase, with translation MIRKKVLVTGGAGFVGSHLIDRLLKEGNEVICVDNYFTGQKQNIVHLMENPFFEYIRHDITMPFFIEVDEIYNLACPASPIHYQYNPIKTVKTSVSGAINMLGLAKRINAKILQASTSEVYGDPKVHPQTEDYWGHVNPIGTRSCYDEGKRVAETLFFNYHWQNKVRIKVIRIFNTYGPRMHPHDGRVVSNFIVQALQGEDITIYGDGSQTRSFQYVDDLVEGMVRMMNSREDFVGPVNIGNPNEFTIAELAEKVIELTGTKSKIIYEDLPSDDPLQRQPDITLAKKELNWKPNIQLEDGLKKTIDYFKQLVI
- the rfbD gene encoding dTDP-4-dehydrorhamnose reductase; amino-acid sequence: MINILITGSDGQLGNAIQVASKTFSNFNLTFTDVADFDITNAKSINKYLSKNNFKYLVNCAAYTAVDKAEEDKNLAYLINAEGPENLAKACKKHNCSLIHISTDYVFNGMSHLPYTETMETNPPSVYGQSKLAGEKAILEYSDSAIIIRTSWLYSEFGNNFLKTMLKYGSERDELRVIFDQIGTPTYAGDLAMSILKIINSNKKLNQNEIYHFSNEGVISWYDFAKEIMNLAKIDCKITPIESYEYPLPAPRPHYSVLNKAKIKSTFGLSIPYWKDSLKLCLERIKE
- a CDS encoding FAD:protein FMN transferase; its protein translation is MIRKTIKAFAIFSIGFFFLACSSPKERIQILGEAQGTYYSIIYFDDANRNLKIQIDSILDAFDQSVSVYQSQSIVSKVNRNEDVILDKWFLNNFEAAIRVAELTDGAMDITIGPIANAWGFGTFAQPEKINPLLIDSLKQLVDYRAVSVKNGKLVKKDPRIQLNFNAIAQGNSVDVLGNYFSSIGIKNFLIDVGGELLASGEKPDGKKWLVGIEKPSESSVEERELQQTFMLKDKALATSGNYRKYYEIDGIRYAHSLNPKTGYPVQHSLLSVSVLAENCTDADAFATAFMVMGKEKALEFIEQHPEIQAYFIYFDKDKGITTQMSNGFLEALNGE
- the nqrF gene encoding NADH:ubiquinone reductase (Na(+)-transporting) subunit F; protein product: MMLLNIGIGTIVISSIVVFLTVILILVMVLLYAKKKLTPQGDVKITLNGEKEIITSPGSTVLATLAAQKIFLPSACGGGGTCGMCTCQVISGGGTILPTEKGFFTRKEQMANWRLGCQVKVREDMEIQIPAEVFGIKKWECTVVSNNNVATFIKEFVVQLPEGETMDFRSGGYIQIDVPAITVDFKDMDIDEEYRGDWDKFKMWDLQMKNPEPIYRAYSMANHPAEGNIVMLNIRIATPPFDSKAGGFMNVNPGICSSYIFSRKPGDKVMVSGPYGEFFIKPTKREMMFIGGGAGMAPMRSHIYDQFLTQKTDRKATFWYGGRSLRELFYVDEFRAIEKDNPNFKFNIALSEPQAEDNWDGYVGFIHQVIMDEYLKKHPEPEEIEYYLCGPPMMNQAVLKMLDDYGVPEEMIAFDDFGG
- the nqrE gene encoding NADH:ubiquinone reductase (Na(+)-transporting) subunit E gives rise to the protein MQEIFNIFIKSIFIDNMVFAYFLGMCSYIAVSKTVNTSVGLGAAVIFVLGITVPVDYLMNEYLLKPGALVWLSEDFADVDLSFLSFIMFIAVIASMVQLVEMIVEKYSPALYSSLGIFLPLIAVNCAILGGSLFMQEREYQSLGEATSFALGSGIGWFLAIVGIAAIREKIHYSNVPGPLKGIGITFIITGLMGIAFMSFLGIKL